One part of the Bacteroidales bacterium genome encodes these proteins:
- a CDS encoding tetratricopeptide repeat protein: MANNKRLNTKNKHISTNTSASKKKWYPYYVFIFLVAFIAYANTINHGYVLDDFSVIKENFVVKQGTAGIATILKTGYRYGYWNSPDNLYRPLPLIMYAIEWEIWPDNPKAGHVINLLLYGLLCVLLFKLLQKIFANYSILLAFITTLFFVLHPIHTEVVANIKSRDEILAFLFSIASILLLFKYLSTKKRGAFISALFTFLLALLSKESAITFLAIIPLIFYFFTKEKKSTYFTLSLLYFIPVLIFFAMRYRAIGNQAHLDQTSMVDNLLVAAPDFITRTATAIKLLGLYIWKLLIPYPLACDYSYNQIAIVGFDDIYVLISLLFYLIIAVFAIWKFKQKHILSFAILFFFITMSVYSNLIILIGTSFGERLLFVPSLAFTISISYFVLKIFNSLEKQVEFSKVFSDKVFFIILPILIIYLGLTWSRNKDWKSSLSLYEADILKSPQSAHMNYYYGLEIMKGKAMENGIVVKPEYLDTAIYYFKKARKIVPTFADAYDQLGLAYFRKNELDKALAYYDTCLKLAPGKSITYSNMGVIYFNRQQYDKALEAYENAVRYDPKFSDAWMNLGSTYGTLGRFNEAIAAFKKCIEYNPQNAMAHYFIGITYQNLGDKTNADYYLNKSYELNPSLKKQ; the protein is encoded by the coding sequence ATGGCTAATAATAAGCGATTAAACACTAAAAATAAGCATATCTCAACCAATACTAGCGCTAGTAAAAAAAAATGGTATCCTTATTATGTTTTTATTTTTTTAGTTGCTTTTATTGCATATGCTAATACAATTAATCATGGCTATGTATTAGACGATTTTTCGGTTATTAAAGAAAATTTTGTAGTAAAACAGGGTACTGCAGGAATAGCTACCATTTTAAAAACAGGATATCGATATGGTTATTGGAATTCACCCGATAATCTTTATCGCCCATTACCCTTAATCATGTATGCCATTGAATGGGAAATTTGGCCTGACAACCCTAAAGCAGGACATGTTATAAATTTGCTTTTATACGGCTTACTTTGTGTACTGTTATTTAAATTGCTTCAAAAAATTTTTGCTAATTATTCTATACTTTTAGCTTTTATAACAACACTATTTTTTGTATTGCACCCTATTCATACTGAAGTGGTAGCCAATATCAAAAGTCGGGACGAAATTTTAGCCTTTTTGTTTAGTATCGCGTCTATATTGCTATTGTTCAAATATTTAAGTACTAAAAAAAGGGGGGCTTTTATAAGTGCCTTATTTACATTTTTATTAGCTTTATTAAGCAAAGAGAGTGCTATCACTTTTTTAGCTATTATCCCGCTAATTTTTTATTTTTTTACAAAAGAAAAAAAATCGACCTATTTTACTTTAAGTTTACTTTATTTTATTCCGGTTTTAATCTTTTTTGCTATGCGTTACAGAGCTATTGGCAATCAAGCTCATTTAGACCAAACTAGTATGGTAGACAACTTATTAGTAGCAGCTCCAGATTTTATAACACGAACAGCAACCGCAATAAAATTATTAGGACTTTATATATGGAAATTACTTATACCTTATCCATTAGCTTGCGATTACTCATATAATCAAATCGCCATTGTTGGTTTTGATGATATATATGTACTTATTTCGTTATTATTTTATTTAATAATAGCGGTATTTGCTATTTGGAAATTTAAACAAAAACATATTTTATCATTTGCTATTTTATTTTTCTTTATAACCATGTCGGTGTATTCAAATTTAATAATTTTAATTGGGACATCGTTTGGTGAACGTCTTTTATTTGTTCCTTCGCTAGCATTTACAATTAGCATTTCTTATTTTGTACTCAAAATATTTAATTCTTTAGAAAAACAAGTTGAATTTAGTAAAGTATTTTCGGATAAAGTTTTCTTTATTATATTGCCTATTTTAATTATTTATTTAGGTTTAACCTGGAGCCGAAACAAAGATTGGAAAAGTAGCTTATCGCTTTACGAAGCTGATATTCTTAAATCACCTCAATCGGCTCACATGAATTATTATTATGGTTTAGAAATAATGAAAGGCAAAGCTATGGAAAATGGCATAGTAGTTAAACCCGAATACTTAGATACTGCTATTTATTATTTCAAAAAGGCAAGAAAAATCGTTCCTACTTTTGCAGATGCCTACGATCAACTTGGATTAGCATATTTTCGTAAAAACGAACTGGACAAAGCTTTGGCTTATTACGATACTTGTCTGAAGCTTGCACCAGGAAAATCGATTACATACAGCAACATGGGAGTTATTTACTTTAATCGCCAACAATACGACAAAGCACTCGAAGCGTATGAAAATGCTGTACGTTACGACCCAAAATTTTCGGATGCTTGGATGAATTTAGGTAGCACTTACGGTACTTTAGGGCGTTTTAATGAAGCGATTGCTGCATTTAAAAAATGTATTGAATACAATCCACAAAACGCAATGGCTCATTATTTTATAGGAATAACGTATCAAAATTTAGGTGATAAAACCAATGCAGATTATTATCTAAATAAATCTTACGAACTTAATCCTTCACTCAAAAAGCAGTAA